ATCAGCCCGACGTTGTTCAGCTCGGGCGTGAAGAAGGTCACCACCGTCGCCGCGACCATCGCGTAGCCCGCCCACACGATGCCCTTTCTCGCCGTGACCGGCGAGCTCATCGCCTTCAGCCCCAGGATGAACACCACCGCGACCGCAAAGTAGGACGCCTGAATGAATCCGTTGACCATTTATGCGCCCCCTTCCTTCTTGTTGCCACCCTTGAACATCGCCAGCATGCGCTCGGTGACGACGTAGCCGCCCGCGGCGTTGGCCGCACCGAGGAACACCGCGACGAAACCGATGAGAAGCTGCACCGGATCGTCCGGGTCGGCGTGGCCGAGCACCACCATCGCCCCCACCAGCACCACGCCGTGCACGAAGTTCGAGCCCGACATCAGCGGCGTGTGCAGGATCACCGGCACGCGCGAGATCACTTCGTATCCCGTGAACGCGGCCAGCATGAAGATATACAGCGCTGCAATTCCTTCCATGATC
This genomic window from Thauera humireducens contains:
- a CDS encoding NAD(P) transhydrogenase subunit alpha — protein: MEGIAALYIFMLAAFTGYEVISRVPVILHTPLMSGSNFVHGVVLVGAMVVLGHADPDDPVQLLIGFVAVFLGAANAAGGYVVTERMLAMFKGGNKKEGGA